The Epinephelus lanceolatus isolate andai-2023 chromosome 10, ASM4190304v1, whole genome shotgun sequence genomic sequence CAGAAAATCCTAATAGAAAGCTCAGTAGAACATCCTGTTTTTCCTCAGGAGATCTGCTGTGAAGTGCACTTGCATCTAATCAGTGTGTAGTTATAATGATAATGGTCCAACTGTAACGATAAAATGTGTGAATTAATTTTAGGTAATTACTTGTTTTAAATtagaaaaatcaaaacaaactgtACAGAGATTTAAAGACCACAACTCCAAAAACTGAAATTTCAAACTGGTATATTCTTACTGTCATCTTGCAGTCtaaattgaattattttttaaatgccaGTCATAGGTGCTAGTTTTCTGTAATATAAACCATTATAACTTTACTTTTAAACTTCTGTCAACAAAAGGCTTTAAAAAACTAATCTGTGTGTGAGACTTGTATTTTTCTAAATGTATAAATACAcagatttaaaacaattttGCTGGTAGTTTCTTTAATCTATCATtccctaaaaaaaaagaaaagaaatctaAAGGGAAAGTTTTCTGAAGGTTGGGTAAcgtttattaaaataaataaataaaaagcatatAAATAAGCCTACAAACAACGTTTTAAAACGtaaagatatttttgttttgttttaaaatatatatatatatatatatatatatatatatatatatatatatatataattacaaTATCTTTTAATGTTTCgtttatatatgttttttaaattaatattatatttttaagttaaaaaaaggcATTAAATAAAAAGACTACAACTCGCATCATGTGACGTAAGAACCCGGAAATACAATGTTTGCTAGGGGACGAGATGTTTTAACGGGAGTAGGCGACAGTGGAAATGTAATGAtgttataatgataataaataaatgaaagaacGTACATTTTTTGTTAAAGACGTTGTTTTTTAGCCGTAAAGTGACATTTTTGAAACCGTTAGTTTAACGCTGAACCGGAAATCACCAGCGTTTGTTAAATTTCATGGACAAAGACAAGTGTAGCGACATTGTAAGTAGCGACCCCGTTATTTaaatcacttgttttttttagctaaaGTCGTGACGCATTATAATTCCTTGTCATCGCACAGTAACATAGACTTTTGGTTATCCTCACACTAAATGCATCCAGACTGTGTAACTACGCCTTTTACTTCCCGCAGCGTGCTCCGTGCTCCTGGATGGAGATGCATCAGTTCATTGGTGACCTCATCGTATCTGGAAACACCTTGAAGGATCAGCCAGAGATGCTGAACACAGCATGGGGCGTGGCTactggaggtggaggtggtggtggtggtggaggtgatgCTCTGCGGTTCAAAGGTGCGTCGCTTGAACTTCTACAACAACCTCGACCTGTCCCTGATAAGTCAGAGGCGGAGCCACGCCGGTACATCCAGCCCGGGGCATCACAGCTGAAGGGACAGGccagagaaaggagagagggtGAGAGCTCAGCATGAAGATTGTTTGAGTCACTTTCTTGTGTTAATGTCATTGTAATCCATATTTCTTTTATGTCTAGATGTGCATAACGCCTGCACCTGCCCTGGCTGCCCTTACTCCACATCTCCACCTTCCTTTGAGACTTTGAAACCCAGACAATCCACACCCCAAAACTTGGATGCAGGATGCCAGCCCAAAGACCTGAGCAGCACGGCTCCAATGAGCCTCAGCATGTGCTTACCTGACACAACTGAACCAAGCAGCACCTCGCCTGAGCAAGAAACCAGGGTGGCTGGTGGAATGCAGAGGGAGGATGCAGACAGAGGGACTCAGAGTCCAGATCAGACTCCTCCGTCCTCTAACTCCCTGTCCCACCTCTCCATGTTCCCCTGCTTGTGTTGCCATCGCAGCCTACAAGCCTGTACCCAGATACTGAGTCACCAGGAGGACACAGACTCCCCATTCTCTCATGCTCACGCCCATCATCATTTCCATCACCACCACTGTCCCATCACCTCCTGTCTACCCTGCCCTCAGCTGGCCCGCTCTCATGCTCCACAGCTCTCTGGACCCTTTCCCTGCTTGTCCTGCCAGCGCCCCTTTCCCACCTGTACTCAGGTCTGCCACCAccagcacagacaaacacacactcagcagcaAGAGGAAAGAGCTAGGACGTCGGTGTTGTCGCTGCATCCCTGTATGCACTGCTCTGCCTCTTTCTCTAGACCGTcccagctgctgcagcatcagCGCTCTGAGCATGCCCACAAACCATCCGGCTTCCTCTGCACAGAGTGCGGCAGGGCCTTCAACTCACACAGCAACCTCCGCATCCACCTCAATGTGCACACTGGCGCCCGGCCCTACTCCTGCTCCGACTGCGGGAAGAGTTTTAGTCAGTCGGGGGCTCTGAAGATCCACAGGCGTATTCACACAGGTGAGAGGCCATACTCCTGTGGATTTTGCGGCAGGGGGTTTCCCCATCTGGCAGGGGTCCGGGCCCATCAGAGGacccacacaggagagaagcccTACTCCTGTAGCCAGTGTGGGAAGTGTTTCACCCAGTCAGGTGCTCTGAAGATCCACATGCGCatccacacaggagagaggCCCTTCATCTGCAGCTTCTGTGGGAAAGGCTTTTCCAACCGCTCCGGGATTCGCTTCCACTACCGCACGGTCCATGGACTGGCCCCTGAACATGCTGGAGAGGCTGAAGCCGGGGATGCATATCGGGGACCAGCAGGAAGTGCTAATCCACCTGGGCGTCCCAGGACTTTCCCTCCAACCAGCGTTGGGCTGAATACATCCAACAGCACAGACACCAACTCACACATAGCTCCAAACTCCAGAGAGTCGTCTGTGTCGACGGCTGCACGTCCTGGTGATGTTACCAAAGCTCAGTCAGAGGGAGCAAACgcaggcagcagcagagaggggctcctgtatgtgtgtgaagacTGTGGCCTGCGCTTTCAGGACGCCCCGTCCAGGAACAGACACCAGACTCTGATGCACTACTCCTctgaggggagggaggaggtggaggggcaGAGGAAAGAGTTAAGCACAAACAAGAGAGGCTGTGATAACAGTGGAGAGTGAAGATGTTGTTGGTACAGTGTTGAAACACAAGTGTTAGAATTAAGTGTTATTTTCTGTCTTAAAATGTTCTCTTTTCACTTTTAAAAGTCTTTGATAGCGCACTACTTCTTTTAGAGCCACAGACTTCTATAGATTTTAAGGAGAATATCTTATATTTAGATGCCCAATCGTACCTGTGAACAGGTTTTTGAATTAATGACTTGATAAAAGTTGTTACTTAAAGGGAAACACTGcccaaattaagaattccaacaTGTTATTCAGGAAAAAATAaggagtgctgcactgggttaaGGTGGTTAAGGCATTGTGTAgttagttgtaaaaaaaaatcaggtgctcTTCAAGGAGAGTCACAGAGAGCcacttaaagataaaaaacGAGTGGCTGGTTCAGTTTATTAATACATGGATAACCAATGCCTTTCGACTAAAGAATCTTTATCAGGGTGTAAAATGCATTGGAAACAGATGTGCAACTTAAGTCATGTGACACAGGACACATGATGTACTGCTATAGCCCCACtaggcaaaaaaaacacactgacagaaatgaaaatgacataaatgtACACTATAAATAATTAGCACATTTAGTAAGAAGAAAAAAGGTATAATGCCACATAAATACaggaaataacaataaaattaaataagaattgttttatgtgacaaAAAGACATCTCTAGAGTTGAGTTTGTTGTCTGTTCACACATATTGTTTCTTGTCCTTGTCATACATTTCTTATGTATTTCAGTTTCTGCTGCTCTATGTGCAGGTTTGTCACAATAtgtaacacattttatttcattgttgtttcctttttatttatgtGGCATTGAACCTTTTCTTTATAACTAAATATGTTCATTATTTACAGTACacatttatgtcattttcatttgcaaCATGACCCTCATATGAGCTCTTAGATTGCACATCTGTGTCCAATACATTTTACACCTTGATGAAGACTCTTTAGTCGAAATGCACTGATTATCTGTGtattaataaaggatttttaactacAATCAAAGCGCCTCAGGTGCATTTTTGGACTGTACTATGGGCTTctacactgagtgagctggctagtcttttttttttttttatctccaacATGCTATTCCCATGACCTAGTGAAGCTCAATCAATATTTGCGAACATAAGCGAcactctctcaaagccagaatcCACAGAAGTACGTCTCAGTATTCAGTGTGAAGCTGCTCCATAGAGTatgaatgggagactgatttttggatccagttttcttttttatacttaaataagctttattctattgtagtgttctcagttgtcAAACAGAAAATGTGCCCATATTCTCAGAGCATTCCCCcggctgctctcagtgtcaatGGGTAAATTTCCCATTAaatatttgtggacattttctgtCAGTGAGGACTCCAGCCGCCTGTTTGTGCAGAttcatcactgctacaggttttaaatctattttaaaaCAGCCTCCTCCAACATTGCTGCTGCAATTACACACCAGGCCAATGTCTAAATTATTttataaaacagtttttttattgTGCCTTATTCAACAGTGGAAAAGGTTAGGGAATTCATCGCCAAATGTGACATCATAAATCTTGTAAAAGCTTTTGTAGaaaattaaatgacatttttgagGGGGTTTAGTAACATTTTCAGATATAACGGAGGACTAACAGTCACCTGACCCTTattatataaaatgtaaaaggaaAAAGTACAATTTTCTATCTTCTTCCTTGCCTCTAAGCGTGGACAACAGCAGTATCACATCAATTTGTTTAAATGAAGGCATTTAATCTGTTTAAGACCTATATTTTCCAGACAAAATTAAAGAACCCAATGGACTTTAGATGGCAGAGAAAATTAAAGAGCACAGAGTTAATTGAAATGAAGTTGCTGTTGCCGTGGCAAAGCCTGACaagttttaatgtttgtgttgaCCGGAGCATTCATCCATGTAAAGGAAAGTCCCCCATCTTAATCATGACACCGCTGTGCCTGCTGTGCCTTTCTGTGTTAAACTGCAACCCAAGCATTTATTTCAAACCAATGTTTCTTTGTTACTGTGTTATAAATAGCTGAAACTATCTGAGGAGTGAGAACCAGCAAAGACTTAATCCATTACTGTTTAAAGCTCAAGAGAGCCACCTAGTGGTTACACATAATCATAGCAACAATCTTAATCACTTTGTTACAGTGTACCATTTATAGTGCttctttttttaagcaaaacatGTTGAAATTATACATTGTGAGTACAATGTTTTGTGAGGACAAGTAACACATTCACACCACTTCTTTGCATTAACCTGTTAAATACAATGAAGCATACATCTCTGTATGTGTTTTCTGAAAGTGCAGCTTGTGGTTAAACATTTCAATAAACAGTATCTCTGAGACACGACTGAACCTGTATTTTCTTTGTGCATCACAGGACACTTCCGCTGTACAATTACACACTTCCTGGAAGGAAATACTTGGTCCGTATGGCTCTCAGATCATTGTGAGTCGCGTACCCTCGTACATGCGTCGTGGTCCAAAGTGACTTCTCAACTTTGGGTACATCACTCAGTCAGCGTTAGTACTCTGTGGACAGCACTGTCCAGCTTAGTGTCCACCTGAGATCACCCTAAGCTGTCCTCTGGTCCCAGCTCAGCTCAAGAGAGTCTCATTTTCCGCATGTCTGAGCTTGCTGTGATCACAAAGGCTCCTCATATGTGTGCTTCTGTAGTAaagagtcacatgacttgggcTCAGCATAGACCACACTGACCGGCCGCGGGCCATTGGCATGTACAGCAGGAGTGCAGTAGCCATTGGATAACATCCTGTGTGAGGGGCAGTCATACTTAGTGTGGTTTGATGTTCTGGCACCAGCGTTAGGTGCGGGAGCTCCATGTGTGTTGCTGTGAATGATCCCTGTCAAAGTTGGGTGGCTGGACTCAGAGGGCTGCTCACTGAACGGGGTGGCATACTCAGGCTCCGGGGGAAGAGGCTCAGCGTACTCTGGAAGATTGCCAGGAGTATCATAATGGCTGAGGGCGAAGGGGGTGGTGTAGCCCTCATCTGAGGCAGGTCTGAATGTTGACCCAACCTTCTGTCCAATAGCTGCAACAGCAGGCTCTGCATAGTCTGGAATGATAATAAATCAGATGAGATTATATTTCTGTTGATGTCAGATGCAACAAATATTGGCATGGGTTGTCCACTAACCTGCCTCTAACTACTCAGTTTTAATCCAGTATTAATCTTATATATAAGCACTAATCAGCCACAAGATAAGTGACTAACATTGATTATCTTCCTACAGTGCAATGCTCTGCTGAGAAATCTTGGTTCCTCGCATTTATGTGGGTGCCACTTTAAACGCACCACCcaccaaacactgttgcagaccaagtacacccaTTTATGGCAGCCTGGCCTCCAAATCCCCCTGACCCCAGTCTGATCGAGCACCTGCAGGAAATGCTGGCACCCCAATTCACAACTCAACTGACTCAAAGGTTTCGCCACTATCACCCTGGTGCCAGGCACCACAGGACACaaccagaggtcctgtgtccatgcctcgacaaGTCAGAGGCTCCACCTTGAATCGCACTttgctctgacctgttgaggcatGGACAAAACCTCTGGGTTACTGAacatcccacagatgctcgATTGGACTGGTAGCGGTGGAATTTGGATGCCAGGTCAACGCCTTGAGCTCTTTTTCACGTTTCTCAGGCCaatcctgagcagtttttgcagtacCCTGTAAACAAGCCACTCCTGTACAAAACCTTATTCTCAGTGAGTTTCCCCTGTGAGTAAAAGTTTCGTTCGATCCATCAATGTCCATTAAATAACTGTCAATATAACCAGGATTAAAGTACAATCTTTACATGGAGAGATGGTTTATTCATCCCCATGGGGAAATTCTTGTATCCAGTATCTCACATAAAAACCACAACAATAAATAAGGTGccaatagaaataaataaagttaaaggtCCCTGAGTCCCTTTAAAGCTATTTGATTACTTTACAGTACCTTTAAAATGCTGTGATAAAATTCTAAACTCAAGGCTGACCTATTTAGCTTCTCCCAAGCCTCCGCATAGCTAAGCTGAGTGAACCTTGAGCTTGAAAGGTTTTCATAGTATAGACCTACATCAAGAATGAACCTCTAGGCACATTCAAACAGGCTTGTCAGAAAAGCTTAAACCATTTTCGTTCTATATCTTCAACTCTCAAAATGCCTATCAGGATCAGAGAATATAAGTATGTATAAAATATCAAGCATTTTATGAGCTGTAAAACATACTGGTGCATCCCAGCTAATACTCCATCACTGTGATAAAAGCAATGGTATTAAATGGGTATGAAAACATCATTGCAGCATCCTTTGctaaacaggaaatacttttgtAGGATCAATTTCTAATTTGCATCTTACACTGCAGGTTCTGGTGAATTCTTCTTTTTGACTGAATAGTAGTCTCATACTAGGCCAGTGTTGAGCCTCTGCAGGAGCTGCTTGGCCACCAACATTGTCTCCTCTAACTACAGGGCTGACAGTGAAGCAATCACATCTGACCAAACCCCTACGTTTTGCCCCAGCAGAGGAGGCTGTGGTGTGGGAGGCCTAGACCTTACTCAAGGGCCCACAGGGAGCCTCGGAGCCAGAGCTATTTTAATTAGACAGGCTTTAGTGAGAGCTTTGATTGTCTTAGCTTTGACCCTGTGTCCTGTTTATCACTGGACCTCTCAGTGAAGGGCCCCCTTGCTGGGGGAGGGGACgagggaggcagagaggggGACTGATGGCAGTGGTGGGGTAGGCTGAGCGCCCTTTATCAAGCTCCAATTAAAGGGTCCCTTTCAGAGAGGCTCCGTGGACCAAAGAAAGGAATGTTTATACTGCGTCTGGGTGATGGGCTGAGCCAGTGGAAAGAATGGACAGCCCGTGGAGAGAGCTGTTTGCCTGTCAGGCCTGGCATGAGCCCCTCAAACTGACCACTGAGGCCAGAGACTGTTAGAGCAGGAAACATGGAAGAGGGAAGGCAGAGCTCACGACTTGAGATCACCAGTAAACTCTGAATAGGCAATGAAAGAAACAGCAAAAAGGCAGCGGCTGATAATGACAGCAGAAATACAGAGGCACAGCAGGGTactattaaaataaagttaaaaagtaTTCCTCACCATTAAGAGGAGGGTTTGGTAGAGCATCATGAACATTTCGCTCCAGAGGGTAAGAGATAAGCTCCGACTGAGGGCAGGAAAGACTCTTTGCCTGGAAACTCTGGCAGCCTacttaacacacaaacacacagttacagGCTTTTTTAACAGAGGATTTAAAATGCTGGAAAGTGACCAAAGGGCTCTTGACTTACTTGTGGGTAAGGAGTACTTCATTTGTGAATCTTTTTTCCTAtatggagaagaagaggaacacAGAAAATTATAACATTATACTAGAAACAGTATCTTCAGCATGCTATGAATACTGGAGCATTACCATTAGAGCTGTAGCGATTAGTCAGTTAATTGGTCGACAGAAAATAATAGGCAACTACCTAGAGTGGAAACATACAACTTTTCAACTTTTACCTTCCTTGTGTTTTCATGTGGTATTATTGCTGGCATCGCTGTTGCAAAGACAAACTTTCCGTTTTCCTTGCAGCCTAGCAACTaacaacaacacaggacacactgcattttgttttccacgGTTACTTCGGTTGTTTCAAGACCCGCCATTTCCGCAACTGGGGATGGTAACTGCATAGGGCTTACACCGATgctctttggtaactggggtTAGCTACCGATAGCTACCatggaaaacaaaagcactatcctcttcctgttttggttgcgcAAAGGTGGACGCACTTCTTTGTGCTGTAAATCAAGCCTTCATTTTGCATGGAGATcggtggcagacagaattgcatagTGAAAGCGAGGCTAACAGGAAACCAGTCTAATCGCAGATGATGTCATTATGATGTCATAATGTGTgatcaaataaaaagtaaaaaaaaaacaaaaaaaacatgcctatttccactttaaataaTTAACCATTTCAGCCATTTTcatgcaaaaatattttaaaaatttagGAATAATGATTAACCATAGTATATTTGCCCTTCACTAGAAGTACTACAGcatgaataaaataatacattttaatgtatAGTGACAGTACTCCATTTGTTATAAACtgttttcacatgaaaataaattgactCTGAAAAGTTCAACAGAATTAAAATACCGTACCTTCTCTTCCACCAGACTCCCGCCATCAAACAACTGCCGCACATTATCAGGCCCAGCACCACACCCACTGCCACTATTACTGGCTGACTGGAGCCTGCAGGAACACAAGTGTCCGGGTAAGTAAACAGTTGTACAAATGTGAGGAAGGAATGCAGTTTATTGCACTGCACACACTGTTGAGTGTGAGAGAGGTATATGtgacagtgtttttactgatcTGTCATGTCTTTTTCCAAAGATAAACTGGCATTATTTCTGATTATAGACAAATGAAATTAGAAAGTGATACTCACTCAGTCTGGTCTCCACTAACACTGGGCCCTCTGTGGGGGTCGGAGTGGGGCCTGGCTCTGGTGTACCAATGTTAACTTTGATGGATGGAAATTCTGCTGGACGAGTAGCACAGGGCATCATAATATCAGGAGCACAGACATGAACTCACACTGCTTGATAGATCACGTAAACGGATTACGCTGATAAGCATTGAGAATACCCACCAGCGGCTGGGCGTGACCTTGGTGTCATCTTGGCTACGGGACAGCCCAGAACTTGCACCTGAGCCGAAGCTTGGCCATGCCAGCTCAGTGGCTGTAGCCGGACAAACCGAGCCACCACAGGAGGGAGAAAGCTGTTCAGAACCCTGAGGTGGCCATCAGTGTAGGCCTGAAACACCTGGGAACCATAACAACCAAGTTACTTATTCACAGAGCACACCAGGAAGCCTGCAGTATGACTCAGTCGCCATATGAGCTCTGTTGGGGCCTCAGTGAGAACCATCAAGTGAACATCAGTGAGTATGATACAATGCAtacctttttttctctgctgaGAGCATCTTTGTAAAGCTTCCAAGTTTTTCTGTCCTTGctgaaaaaaacactgtatgaTTCTATGTAGTAATCGTGTGATCCCGTTATTATTattcctgaaaaaaaacaaaacaaaacagaacacatCTAATTTTAATTCAGCATAATAAAGTAAGAAACTGTGTACATCAAAAACAATCTGATACATGTTGTTGAAATTATGTAATACAATTTTAgccaagttaaaggagctgtatgcagcATTCTGAACATTAATAGAACAATAAACCACTATTTGCTGTGTAAACATAgagtggagtaatggtgtcctgagcagaggatgaagtcacacaaactctgtgtgtgttgtaatccaaggttctctgttctttgttgtggtagccGTAGTGGAAGCATGTGCATATGACTCCCTGTAAGcatatcccactggctagctaatcatCACCGCtatgcactgtgctcatacagcGGTAACCACTGATATAGGGATGGCGTTGTTGCAGAAGCACAGCACCCACCCTCCGGTTTCCCCCAGGTAACAATGCTATTAGaactgttgtcattgttagcactgtttattaaaggacaacttcggtatttttcaacctgggctctatttccctatgtgtatgtgtgcgtatgattcatgggtaccactagttctaaaattggttcagtattgagctgcGAAacatatggtagcggccctggggcagtggtgagtgtgaatgagtgaggtcagctgtcagtcagtgttggagcagaaaggcagaAGTTGTCCCtgcttggtaatgtaaatgagtatgtgtgtgtgaagtgtgtgttacgctagaagagtcagaggacggagtcttttacgtgctaccccctggagtgttaccagagtttttggagtgctcaaataaacgggcctttttcccgaacgcaagaacaggatgtcgtgcaacaccccgtacagctttcacaggctgcctttgtcggacagcgagatgctgaagttgtggctagttgtgctacaaatggatgccaacactcctctccagacactgcgccttgcagaccattgggtctgcagtgctcacttctcccaagatgactactgcca encodes the following:
- the LOC117266335 gene encoding uncharacterized protein LOC117266335, which produces MDKDKCSDIRAPCSWMEMHQFIGDLIVSGNTLKDQPEMLNTAWGVATGGGGGGGGGGDALRFKGASLELLQQPRPVPDKSEAEPRRYIQPGASQLKGQARERREDVHNACTCPGCPYSTSPPSFETLKPRQSTPQNLDAGCQPKDLSSTAPMSLSMCLPDTTEPSSTSPEQETRVAGGMQREDADRGTQSPDQTPPSSNSLSHLSMFPCLCCHRSLQACTQILSHQEDTDSPFSHAHAHHHFHHHHCPITSCLPCPQLARSHAPQLSGPFPCLSCQRPFPTCTQVCHHQHRQTHTQQQEERARTSVLSLHPCMHCSASFSRPSQLLQHQRSEHAHKPSGFLCTECGRAFNSHSNLRIHLNVHTGARPYSCSDCGKSFSQSGALKIHRRIHTGERPYSCGFCGRGFPHLAGVRAHQRTHTGEKPYSCSQCGKCFTQSGALKIHMRIHTGERPFICSFCGKGFSNRSGIRFHYRTVHGLAPEHAGEAEAGDAYRGPAGSANPPGRPRTFPPTSVGLNTSNSTDTNSHIAPNSRESSVSTAARPGDVTKAQSEGANAGSSREGLLYVCEDCGLRFQDAPSRNRHQTLMHYSSEGREEVEGQRKELSTNKRGCDNSGE
- the LOC117266334 gene encoding discoidin, CUB and LCCL domain-containing protein 1 isoform X4, with the protein product MLAKCKNIWDAVKSLVAGFWITFSVCSVGVHGQEGDGCGHTLLGTESGTLASQNYPGTYPNNAWCKWRLRVSEGRTLRLLFGDFDVESSPDCRNGSLVITGKSGERILGPVCGKLDASQKNVTLTSNEVIITFRSGPHRSGRGFLLSYATDQYPDLISCLQRGSHSSSQLLNVYCPAGCKNVTGDVWGNSEQGYRDTSVLCKSAVHAGAASDSLGGRVTVSRGRSLTLYESTFANGILSKTGSLSEKKLLFSQDCNNILSVSGLNASSFWDKNSQEHAVFWSSRNMDSSHEFLPWTADSHDLNPWVELGLSDRSTITGIIITGSHDYYIESYSVFFSKDRKTWKLYKDALSREKKVFQAYTDGHLRVLNSFLPPVVARFVRLQPLSWHGQASAQVQVLGCPVAKMTPRSRPAAEFPSIKVNIGTPEPGPTPTPTEGPVLVETRLSSSQPVIVAVGVVLGLIMCGSCLMAGVWWKRRKKDSQMKYSLPTSCQSFQAKSLSCPQSELISYPLERNVHDALPNPPLNDYAEPAVAAIGQKVGSTFRPASDEGYTTPFALSHYDTPGNLPEYAEPLPPEPEYATPFSEQPSESSHPTLTGIIHSNTHGAPAPNAGARTSNHTKYDCPSHRMLSNGYCTPAVHANGPRPVSVVYAEPKSCDSLLQKHTYEEPL
- the LOC117266334 gene encoding discoidin, CUB and LCCL domain-containing protein 1 isoform X2 → MLAKCKNIWDAVKSLVAGFWITFSVCSVGVHGQEGDGCGHTLLGTESGTLASQNYPGTYPNNAWCKWRLRVSEGRTLRLLFGDFDVESSPDCRNGSLVITGKSGERILGPVCGKLDASQKNVTLTSNEVIITFRSGPHRSGRGFLLSYATDQYPDLISCLQRGSHSSSQLLNVYCPAGCKNVTGDVWGNSEQGYRDTSVLCKSAVHAGAASDSLGGRVTVSRGRSLTLYESTFANGILSKTGSLSEKKLLFSQDCNNILSVSGLNASSFWDKNSQEHAVFWSSRNMDSSHEFLPWTADSHDLNPWVELGLSDRSTITGIIITGSHDYYIESYSVFFSKDRKTWKLYKDALSREKKVFQAYTDGHLRVLNSFLPPVVARFVRLQPLSWHGQASAQVQVLGCPVAKMTPRSRPAAEFPSIKVNIGTPEPGPTPTPTEGPVLVETRLSSSQPVIVAVGVVLGLIMCGSCLMAGVWWKRRKKDSQMKYSLPTIGCQSFQAKSLSCPQSELISYPLERNVHDALPNPPLNDYAEPAVAAIGQKVGSTFRPASDEGYTTPFALSHYDTPGNLPEYAEPLPPEPEYATPFSEQPSESSHPTLTGIIHSNTHGAPAPNAGARTSNHTKYDCPSHRMLSNGYCTPAVHANGPRPVSVVYAEPKSCDSLLQKHTYEEPL
- the LOC117266334 gene encoding discoidin, CUB and LCCL domain-containing protein 1 isoform X3; this encodes MLAKCKNIWDAVKSLVAGFWITFSVCSVGVHGQEGDGCGHTLLGTESGTLASQNYPGTYPNNAWCKWRLRVSEGRTLRLLFGDFDVESSPDCRNGSLVITGKSGERILGPVCGKLDASQKNVTLTSNEVIITFRSGPHRSGRGFLLSYATDQYPDLISCLQRGSHSSSQLLNVYCPAGCKNVTGDVWGNSEQGYRDTSVLCKSAVHAGAASDSLGGRVTVSRGRSLTLYESTFANGILSKTGSLSEKKLLFSQDCNNILSVSGLNASSFWDKNSQEHAVFWSSRNMDSSHEFLPWTADSHDLNPWVELGLSDRSTITGIIITGSHDYYIESYSVFFSKDRKTWKLYKDALSREKKVFQAYTDGHLRVLNSFLPPVVARFVRLQPLSWHGQASAQVQVLGCPVAKMTPRSRPAAAEFPSIKVNIGTPEPGPTPTPTEGPVLVETRLSSSQPVIVAVGVVLGLIMCGSCLMAGVWWKRRKKDSQMKYSLPTSCQSFQAKSLSCPQSELISYPLERNVHDALPNPPLNDYAEPAVAAIGQKVGSTFRPASDEGYTTPFALSHYDTPGNLPEYAEPLPPEPEYATPFSEQPSESSHPTLTGIIHSNTHGAPAPNAGARTSNHTKYDCPSHRMLSNGYCTPAVHANGPRPVSVVYAEPKSCDSLLQKHTYEEPL
- the LOC117266334 gene encoding discoidin, CUB and LCCL domain-containing protein 1 isoform X1, whose amino-acid sequence is MLAKCKNIWDAVKSLVAGFWITFSVCSVGVHGQEGDGCGHTLLGTESGTLASQNYPGTYPNNAWCKWRLRVSEGRTLRLLFGDFDVESSPDCRNGSLVITGKSGERILGPVCGKLDASQKNVTLTSNEVIITFRSGPHRSGRGFLLSYATDQYPDLISCLQRGSHSSSQLLNVYCPAGCKNVTGDVWGNSEQGYRDTSVLCKSAVHAGAASDSLGGRVTVSRGRSLTLYESTFANGILSKTGSLSEKKLLFSQDCNNILSVSGLNASSFWDKNSQEHAVFWSSRNMDSSHEFLPWTADSHDLNPWVELGLSDRSTITGIIITGSHDYYIESYSVFFSKDRKTWKLYKDALSREKKVFQAYTDGHLRVLNSFLPPVVARFVRLQPLSWHGQASAQVQVLGCPVAKMTPRSRPAAAEFPSIKVNIGTPEPGPTPTPTEGPVLVETRLSSSQPVIVAVGVVLGLIMCGSCLMAGVWWKRRKKDSQMKYSLPTIGCQSFQAKSLSCPQSELISYPLERNVHDALPNPPLNDYAEPAVAAIGQKVGSTFRPASDEGYTTPFALSHYDTPGNLPEYAEPLPPEPEYATPFSEQPSESSHPTLTGIIHSNTHGAPAPNAGARTSNHTKYDCPSHRMLSNGYCTPAVHANGPRPVSVVYAEPKSCDSLLQKHTYEEPL